The following coding sequences are from one Treponema parvum window:
- a CDS encoding tripartite tricarboxylate transporter TctB family protein, translated as MEYIFLGIIAVFSILFLKESMSYGVASFDTSGGPGLFPKYIIILLLIAVLCYAVWKILKKDKTKFEFASLFLKERGVILLSLVLYLALLQILGFTVSTILFLCFTTNFLYYKTNAAIGTKKGIIFRVLFSVAAAFFVRFIFVGLMHVILPKGLLF; from the coding sequence ATGGAATATATTTTTCTCGGCATAATTGCCGTTTTTTCAATCTTGTTTTTAAAAGAATCGATGTCATACGGAGTTGCATCCTTTGATACTTCAGGCGGTCCGGGGCTTTTCCCGAAGTATATTATTATTTTGCTTTTGATTGCCGTCTTGTGTTATGCGGTTTGGAAAATTTTAAAAAAGGATAAGACAAAATTCGAATTTGCAAGTTTGTTTTTAAAAGAAAGAGGCGTAATTCTGTTGAGTTTGGTATTGTATCTGGCGCTCTTGCAGATACTGGGATTTACGGTCTCAACAATACTGTTTTTGTGTTTTACCACTAATTTTTTGTATTATAAAACCAATGCGGCCATTGGAACAAAAAAGGGTATAATTTTCAGGGTTCTTTTTTCCGTAGCGGCCGCCTTTTTCGTTCGTTTTATATTTGTCGGTCTGATGCATGTTATCCTGCCGAAAGGCCTCTTGTTTTAG
- a CDS encoding tripartite tricarboxylate transporter substrate binding protein: MKKNLCLAFCVLLCSALVFASGVSENKGRAEADYPVNAIQFIVPFPLGGSTGTIAQSFVRFLDKEYSVDVVLNSVTGSGGSVGARQVLNSKADGYNFLIAVPGFAVQRVLQNLDFTFRDFEVVAAFASSEQVLVVKKDSPYNSFSELIADAKANPGKVKFGAPMGTSLFMGVLAMQQELGVKFSIIDIGGVSVKAPELMSGRVDAYFDSTAKTIPYINSNEFKAIGVWGPERSAFLPDVQILKESGFNTLLEEVIGVWAPKGTPQAVIDSMNSAVKKICEDAAFKEEMKKIYTKVSYKNTADYKSFLENYEADVRKNAAFIK; this comes from the coding sequence ATGAAAAAAAATCTATGTTTGGCGTTTTGTGTTTTGCTTTGTTCGGCTTTAGTGTTTGCGTCGGGAGTAAGTGAAAATAAGGGACGTGCTGAAGCCGATTATCCTGTAAATGCGATTCAGTTTATTGTCCCGTTTCCGCTTGGCGGATCTACGGGAACGATAGCTCAGTCCTTTGTGCGTTTTCTTGACAAGGAATACTCCGTCGATGTTGTGTTGAACAGCGTGACAGGATCCGGAGGTTCCGTCGGCGCAAGGCAGGTTTTGAATTCCAAAGCGGACGGTTACAATTTTCTTATTGCGGTTCCGGGTTTTGCGGTTCAAAGAGTTTTGCAGAATTTGGATTTTACATTTAGAGATTTTGAAGTTGTTGCGGCCTTTGCCTCATCGGAACAAGTTTTAGTAGTAAAAAAAGATTCCCCGTATAATTCGTTTTCGGAACTTATTGCCGATGCGAAAGCCAACCCCGGCAAAGTAAAATTCGGAGCGCCTATGGGGACATCTTTGTTTATGGGTGTTCTTGCGATGCAGCAGGAATTGGGCGTGAAATTCAGCATAATCGATATAGGCGGCGTTTCCGTAAAAGCCCCCGAACTTATGAGCGGCCGAGTTGACGCTTATTTCGATTCAACTGCAAAGACCATCCCGTATATCAATTCAAACGAATTTAAAGCGATAGGCGTTTGGGGGCCTGAAAGAAGCGCATTCCTTCCCGATGTTCAAATTTTAAAGGAATCCGGATTTAATACTCTTTTGGAAGAGGTTATAGGCGTATGGGCGCCGAAAGGAACTCCGCAGGCCGTAATTGATTCCATGAATTCCGCAGTCAAAAAGATTTGTGAAGATGCGGCATTTAAAGAGGAAATGAAAAAGATCTACACTAAGGTATCATATAAAAATACGGCGGATTATAAATCTTTCCTTGAAAATTACGAAGCCGATGTCAGAAAAAATGCGGCGTTTATAAAATAA
- a CDS encoding FAD-binding protein has translation MKACGTISNLKAYRVETVILGSGAAGFNAADLLHKGGAKDIVLVTESIRAGTSRNTGSDKQTYYKLSLAGSDPDSIRALADDLFKGRCVDGDIALCEASLSAPSFLRLADMGVPFPQNRYGEYIGYKTDHDPFRRATSAGPYTSKFMTECLEKAVLADGIEIADGLQCVRILVKDNQVKGIVVLSRKTAELSVIFCRSLVLATGGPAGIYSMSVYPESQFGATGIAFEAGCRGKNLTEWQYGLASVKPRWNVSGSYMQVLPRFVSVDKNDKEYDFLSDYPYSRPEMLSRVFLKGYQWPFDIRKLEKGSSIIDMLCHLEIEKGRKVYLDYTHNPDGKEIPWKELSEEARSYLESSGATEDTPIKRLRKLNEPAYNFYLDKGVDLEKEYLEISLSAQHNNGGLSIDAWWQSNVEGIFPVGECAASHGVYRPGGSALNAGQCGSRRAAAWILAKRTGNWECDTKGLDDQIRGVSVLLSDALSGSSDAREAYENAKQRMSLSGSAIRSADAIREALKFVCLSLENFKTFKVDRKSQIWILFEFRNALLTQKVYLASMLDYIENGGKSRGASLYTDPRGQIHPVNLDDRFIYNLEDEREPSVIQEAGLVLGTDDKAIKVVFSRRPPRPIPKNDDFFENVWARYRSDKCVF, from the coding sequence ATGAAAGCATGCGGAACAATTTCAAACCTTAAAGCGTATCGCGTCGAAACTGTAATATTGGGAAGCGGGGCTGCAGGATTTAATGCGGCAGACCTTTTACATAAAGGCGGCGCAAAAGACATAGTTTTGGTAACGGAAAGCATAAGGGCGGGAACAAGCAGGAATACGGGATCTGACAAGCAAACATATTACAAGCTGTCCCTTGCAGGATCCGACCCGGACAGTATAAGAGCTCTCGCCGACGATCTTTTTAAAGGAAGATGCGTCGACGGCGATATCGCTCTTTGCGAAGCATCTCTATCCGCTCCTTCCTTTCTTCGCCTTGCGGACATGGGCGTTCCGTTTCCGCAAAACAGATACGGCGAATACATCGGTTACAAGACCGATCACGACCCGTTTAGACGAGCGACTTCCGCAGGACCGTACACTTCAAAGTTTATGACCGAATGTCTTGAAAAAGCCGTTCTTGCCGACGGTATTGAAATAGCCGACGGCCTTCAGTGCGTAAGGATTCTCGTAAAAGACAATCAAGTCAAAGGCATAGTCGTCTTAAGCCGAAAGACAGCCGAACTTTCCGTAATATTTTGCCGTTCCCTTGTGCTTGCCACGGGAGGGCCCGCAGGAATTTATTCTATGAGCGTATATCCCGAAAGCCAATTCGGCGCCACGGGAATAGCTTTTGAAGCGGGTTGCAGGGGAAAAAATCTTACGGAATGGCAATACGGACTCGCATCTGTAAAACCCAGATGGAACGTTTCAGGTTCCTATATGCAAGTCTTACCGAGGTTCGTATCGGTAGATAAAAACGATAAAGAATATGACTTTTTATCCGACTATCCGTATTCAAGACCCGAAATGCTTTCAAGGGTCTTTTTAAAAGGTTATCAATGGCCTTTTGACATAAGAAAACTTGAAAAAGGATCTTCGATCATAGATATGCTTTGCCACCTCGAAATTGAAAAGGGCAGAAAGGTATACCTGGATTACACTCACAATCCCGACGGCAAAGAAATTCCGTGGAAAGAACTTTCCGAAGAAGCGAGAAGCTACCTTGAATCTTCCGGAGCGACGGAGGATACTCCCATTAAGCGGCTCAGAAAGCTAAACGAACCGGCCTACAATTTTTATCTTGATAAGGGCGTAGACCTTGAAAAAGAATATCTTGAAATTTCTTTATCGGCGCAGCACAATAACGGGGGCCTTTCGATTGACGCCTGGTGGCAGTCTAATGTCGAAGGAATATTTCCTGTAGGCGAATGCGCAGCCAGTCACGGCGTCTACAGGCCCGGCGGAAGCGCATTAAATGCCGGCCAGTGCGGTTCAAGACGAGCGGCTGCATGGATATTGGCAAAAAGAACCGGCAATTGGGAATGCGACACAAAAGGTCTTGACGATCAAATTCGCGGCGTTTCCGTCTTGCTTTCGGACGCCTTGAGCGGTTCATCCGACGCCCGGGAAGCTTACGAAAACGCCAAGCAAAGAATGAGCCTTTCAGGTTCGGCGATAAGGAGCGCCGATGCAATCCGCGAAGCGCTAAAATTTGTCTGCCTTTCCCTTGAAAATTTCAAGACATTTAAAGTCGACCGAAAGTCTCAAATATGGATATTATTCGAATTCAGGAACGCTCTTTTAACGCAAAAAGTATACCTTGCTTCAATGCTTGACTATATTGAAAACGGCGGTAAAAGCAGGGGGGCGTCTCTTTATACCGATCCCCGCGGCCAAATTCATCCTGTAAACCTTGACGACAGATTTATTTACAATCTCGAAGATGAAAGGGAACCTTCCGTAATACAAGAGGCAGGTC
- a CDS encoding ABC transporter substrate-binding protein, translating to MKKILAILFALTAATATFAAGAKEQGASSGTVTIGILQDTTGATATLGKSVQKGVEDAIADINASGGIAGKKVKYIEYDTAANVDTAIAAYIRAVTVDQVDFLFGPPIANIVSGIKATTASYGVPMITFAVDPKCYTDNNGKIYEYLFCAQPSTVVQGQIMAEFAIQNGLKKFGVFYTQDNSYSVSLLNPFVDTAKSKGATLENKNIIGYNSSETDIKTLIQPIIKAGVDAIYCPNYTAPLVLIKKACDELGYKGAIISGLDGAPAFNKQVGSDCSNVYYINNIDVYEAATAKAIADRCSDVGAPNKYFLGYDSMRMAAKVMAQVGTKGADVAKALSTAQYEGLTGTIKMDPATHMPVLGTPMFMYKYDGIKPVMLQKYPASK from the coding sequence ATGAAAAAAATCCTTGCAATCTTATTTGCCCTTACGGCTGCGACGGCAACCTTTGCCGCCGGCGCTAAAGAACAAGGCGCGTCCTCAGGAACCGTCACAATCGGTATTCTTCAAGACACGACAGGCGCAACTGCGACGCTCGGTAAATCCGTTCAAAAAGGAGTTGAGGATGCCATTGCGGACATTAACGCTTCAGGCGGTATTGCCGGTAAAAAGGTAAAGTATATCGAATACGATACGGCGGCAAACGTGGACACGGCTATCGCAGCCTATATCAGAGCGGTAACCGTCGATCAGGTAGACTTTCTTTTCGGTCCGCCCATCGCAAATATTGTATCCGGAATTAAAGCAACCACGGCTTCTTACGGCGTTCCTATGATCACCTTTGCCGTTGATCCTAAATGTTATACGGATAACAATGGTAAAATCTACGAGTATCTTTTCTGTGCGCAGCCTTCAACCGTCGTCCAAGGGCAAATCATGGCTGAATTTGCCATTCAAAACGGCTTAAAAAAATTCGGCGTTTTTTATACTCAGGACAACTCGTATTCCGTGTCTTTGCTTAACCCGTTTGTGGACACCGCAAAGTCGAAAGGCGCTACGCTTGAAAATAAAAACATCATCGGGTATAACTCTTCCGAAACCGATATAAAAACACTCATCCAACCTATCATTAAAGCGGGCGTCGACGCCATCTATTGTCCCAATTACACGGCTCCGCTCGTTCTTATAAAAAAGGCTTGCGACGAACTCGGTTATAAGGGAGCTATCATTTCAGGGTTGGACGGCGCTCCCGCATTCAATAAACAAGTAGGCTCGGATTGTTCCAACGTTTACTATATAAACAATATTGACGTATACGAAGCTGCAACCGCAAAAGCCATTGCGGATAGATGTTCCGACGTCGGAGCCCCGAATAAGTACTTCCTCGGATACGATTCCATGCGTATGGCTGCAAAAGTGATGGCACAGGTGGGAACAAAGGGAGCCGATGTCGCTAAGGCGCTTTCTACGGCTCAGTACGAGGGGCTTACCGGCACAATAAAGATGGATCCTGCAACACACATGCCCGTACTCGGAACTCCCATGTTCATGTATAAATACGACGGAATAAAACCCGTAATGCTTCAAAAATATCCTGCGTCAAAATAA
- a CDS encoding branched-chain amino acid ABC transporter permease, with translation MSFQVMTNGISTGTVYALIAIGFALVFNILKFSNFSYGATMTASAFIAYFLVASKGVGLVPSLICSALAGAVISVIGEFIGFRTLLKNHSPSTYFFVSSITLGTLYEGIVTLKTGTNFYVYPNFFKEASINILNAVVSKENILMLVISAGALVALALVIQKTRIGRAIRAVSFDRNTSELMGINATLIIQIVFVISGIFGGLAGCFLGIKYTLTSTLGSLVVKGFIASVIGGLGSLTGAVIGAMLLGIMEAVFLSTIGSGWATIASFAVMLVFLLIRPQGIAGSNIQEKA, from the coding sequence ATGTCGTTTCAGGTCATGACCAACGGTATTTCAACCGGAACAGTGTACGCTTTAATTGCCATAGGATTTGCGCTGGTATTCAACATACTTAAGTTTTCAAATTTCTCTTACGGCGCTACTATGACTGCTTCGGCTTTTATCGCCTACTTTCTTGTAGCATCCAAGGGAGTAGGCCTTGTTCCTTCTCTTATATGTTCCGCCTTGGCCGGCGCCGTTATCAGCGTCATAGGCGAATTCATAGGTTTTAGAACTCTTTTAAAAAATCACTCGCCGTCAACGTATTTTTTTGTGTCATCAATCACACTCGGCACCTTATATGAAGGCATTGTAACTCTTAAAACTGGAACAAATTTTTATGTGTACCCGAATTTTTTCAAAGAAGCTTCCATAAACATATTAAACGCCGTAGTTTCCAAGGAAAACATTTTAATGCTGGTAATAAGCGCGGGCGCACTCGTAGCGCTTGCCCTTGTAATTCAAAAGACCCGCATAGGAAGAGCTATTCGCGCCGTATCTTTTGACCGCAACACTTCGGAACTTATGGGTATAAATGCAACCCTCATCATTCAAATTGTCTTTGTTATTTCCGGTATATTCGGCGGGCTGGCAGGCTGCTTTCTCGGAATTAAATATACGCTTACTTCAACTCTTGGCTCCCTTGTCGTAAAAGGTTTTATCGCCTCCGTCATCGGCGGACTTGGAAGTCTTACGGGAGCCGTAATAGGTGCAATGCTTTTAGGAATAATGGAAGCCGTGTTTCTCAGCACGATCGGTTCCGGTTGGGCGACCATCGCATCCTTTGCCGTAATGCTTGTCTTTTTGCTCATAAGGCCTCAAGGCATTGCCGGCAGCAATATTCAGGAAAAAGCGTAA
- a CDS encoding 3-ketoacyl-ACP reductase: MKKTAVITGASRGIGFGIARKLGKDGFNIVIVATGSKEKNQENMDTLTADKTKWAYVRANIADRDDRLRIVREAVDAFGRIDVLVNNAGVAPLVRSDLLEMTEESFDRVIGINTKGTMFLTQAVAKQMLKQKILGKKRGTIINISSCSAEVSSISRGEYCVSKAGVSMLTTLYADRLAKEGILVHEIRPGVIATDMTLAVTEKYDKLIADGLFPIARWGSPEDIAAAVSAFADDHFLYTTGNYVDVDGGFHIKRL, encoded by the coding sequence ATGAAAAAAACGGCAGTAATAACCGGAGCAAGCCGCGGAATCGGCTTCGGCATTGCAAGAAAGCTCGGCAAAGACGGCTTTAATATTGTTATCGTTGCAACCGGTTCTAAAGAAAAAAATCAGGAAAACATGGATACTCTCACGGCGGATAAAACAAAATGGGCATATGTCAGGGCTAACATAGCCGACCGTGACGACCGGCTTAGGATAGTAAGAGAGGCCGTCGACGCCTTCGGCAGAATAGACGTTCTTGTAAACAATGCAGGCGTAGCGCCTCTTGTAAGATCCGATCTGCTTGAAATGACGGAAGAAAGTTTTGACAGAGTTATCGGCATAAACACAAAAGGCACTATGTTCCTCACGCAGGCCGTCGCAAAGCAAATGTTAAAGCAGAAAATTCTTGGAAAAAAAAGAGGAACTATCATAAACATATCTTCGTGTTCTGCAGAAGTTTCTTCAATATCGCGCGGAGAATACTGCGTCTCTAAGGCCGGAGTGAGCATGCTCACTACATTATACGCAGACAGACTTGCAAAAGAGGGTATCCTGGTTCATGAAATACGGCCGGGAGTGATAGCTACGGATATGACTTTAGCAGTTACCGAAAAATATGACAAACTCATAGCGGACGGTCTTTTCCCTATCGCGCGATGGGGCAGCCCGGAAGATATCGCCGCGGCAGTTTCGGCATTTGCCGACGACCATTTTCTTTACACAACCGGAAACTACGTGGATGTCGACGGAGGCTTTCACATAAAGAGGCTTTAA
- a CDS encoding cupin domain-containing protein: protein MEIKNFEDIPFMEFPTGRRTHVMIGQNGAIKGQKFCQGFVEIFPGGSIPEHNHKTVESYTILEGEGEITVDGVTLPIKKGQYVFMEAWQKHSLVNTGKEKMIMMFVYAPQIVVDHWDKEIRS from the coding sequence ATGGAAATAAAGAATTTTGAAGACATCCCCTTTATGGAATTTCCTACGGGAAGAAGGACGCATGTAATGATCGGCCAAAACGGTGCAATAAAGGGACAAAAATTTTGTCAAGGCTTTGTTGAAATCTTTCCGGGAGGATCAATTCCCGAACACAATCATAAAACAGTTGAATCGTATACGATTCTCGAAGGCGAAGGCGAAATTACAGTCGACGGAGTAACGCTGCCAATCAAAAAGGGGCAATACGTCTTTATGGAAGCATGGCAAAAACACAGCCTTGTCAATACCGGAAAAGAAAAAATGATTATGATGTTCGTTTATGCGCCGCAGATAGTCGTGGATCACTGGGATAAAGAAATAAGATCCTGA
- a CDS encoding ABC transporter ATP-binding protein — protein sequence MALLEIKHISKNFGGVKAIIDFSLKADPGQIHGIIGPNGAGKTTVFNTISGVYQADGGQVILDGQDITKLPQYKITRLGIGRTFQNIRIFKGLTIEENVLCAFDPQSKYSIIGGLLPTPARFKEEKRGRQLAQKYLEVVGMADKKNEKPENLSYGSQRKIEIARALMCEPKVLLLDEPAAGLTPTEVGELTALIKKISLDFGFAILLIEHRLDLVMSISDLIHVQNFGQTIAVGTADEVRHDPAVIEAYLGAEE from the coding sequence ATGGCATTACTTGAAATAAAACACATAAGTAAGAATTTCGGCGGAGTTAAGGCCATCATAGATTTTTCCCTAAAAGCCGATCCCGGCCAGATTCACGGCATTATCGGTCCTAACGGCGCAGGAAAAACAACCGTCTTCAATACCATTTCAGGCGTGTATCAAGCCGACGGCGGACAGGTAATCCTTGACGGGCAGGATATAACAAAACTTCCTCAATACAAAATAACAAGACTTGGGATAGGCAGAACCTTTCAAAACATAAGAATTTTTAAAGGTCTGACTATTGAAGAAAACGTTTTGTGCGCCTTTGATCCTCAAAGCAAGTATTCCATCATCGGAGGACTTCTTCCTACTCCCGCCAGATTCAAAGAAGAAAAAAGAGGCCGTCAGCTTGCTCAAAAATACCTTGAAGTAGTCGGAATGGCGGACAAAAAAAATGAAAAACCTGAAAACCTTTCTTACGGCAGCCAAAGAAAGATCGAAATTGCCAGAGCTCTCATGTGCGAGCCAAAGGTTCTTCTTCTTGACGAACCGGCGGCCGGTCTTACTCCGACCGAAGTCGGTGAACTTACCGCGCTCATAAAAAAGATTTCTCTTGATTTTGGATTCGCAATATTACTCATAGAACACAGGCTGGATCTTGTCATGTCGATATCCGATCTTATACACGTGCAAAACTTCGGACAGACCATCGCCGTTGGAACCGCCGATGAAGTCAGGCACGATCCGGCGGTGATTGAAGCATACTTGGGGGCGGAAGAATGA
- a CDS encoding tripartite tricarboxylate transporter permease — translation MNFIINIVCMSFAVFYGIIFGAIPGLTSSVAVALLIPLTFGMDPTLAINVLIAVYVGGVSGGLISAILLRIPGTPSSIMTTFDGYPMAQSGRAGIALGLAIISSFIGGIFSSVMLLFLSPLLAKITIAFSPFDYFGITVFSLSLVSMLIDGNPIKGLIATLLGILFSFFGTSPIDGRARFTFGNHDLDNGFNVITVIIGVFAISEMLSQVGNISQKNRKAIEFSKKGGFFPKLKEMKYLARTFLRSSAIGTIIGILPGLSGPEAALISYSQAKRTSKEPEKFGKGSMEGLAASESSNNAVSGGALIPMLALGIPGNAVTAIIMGGLTLHGVEVGPLLFGANPELIRNIIIGIFVANVLMLVIESFAIKGFVKILAIPKYFLYPLIIVFCVVGVSSVNNRSFDCWGMLFFGILGYVLEKNKYPLGPLILGFILGSIIELNFRRSVMAFGSLSSILVNNVFRAGTVFLILAVIIPILNARYNKRAKERNDVLNAAKADIDQGE, via the coding sequence GTGAATTTTATTATCAATATAGTATGTATGTCCTTTGCGGTTTTCTATGGGATAATATTCGGAGCGATTCCGGGGCTTACTTCAAGCGTCGCCGTGGCGCTGCTTATTCCCCTCACATTCGGCATGGATCCTACGCTGGCGATCAATGTGCTTATTGCCGTTTATGTAGGCGGCGTTTCAGGCGGGCTGATATCCGCAATACTTTTAAGAATACCGGGAACGCCTTCTTCCATTATGACTACCTTTGACGGTTATCCCATGGCGCAGTCGGGCAGAGCGGGAATCGCGCTGGGTCTGGCGATAATCTCGTCGTTTATAGGCGGAATATTCAGTTCCGTCATGTTGCTGTTTTTGTCGCCGCTGCTTGCAAAGATAACCATCGCTTTCAGCCCCTTCGATTATTTCGGGATCACCGTATTTTCATTGAGCCTTGTAAGTATGCTGATAGACGGAAATCCTATAAAAGGTCTTATCGCTACCTTGTTGGGCATTTTGTTTTCATTTTTCGGCACCAGCCCCATAGACGGCAGAGCCAGATTCACTTTCGGAAATCATGATCTGGACAACGGTTTTAATGTCATTACCGTGATAATCGGCGTCTTCGCAATTTCTGAGATGCTCTCACAAGTAGGAAATATTTCTCAAAAAAACCGTAAAGCAATAGAATTTTCTAAAAAGGGCGGCTTTTTTCCTAAGCTTAAAGAAATGAAATATCTTGCAAGGACTTTTTTAAGGTCAAGTGCGATCGGAACGATAATCGGCATACTTCCGGGTTTGAGCGGCCCTGAAGCGGCTCTAATTTCATATTCGCAGGCAAAAAGAACTTCCAAAGAACCTGAAAAATTCGGCAAGGGCAGTATGGAAGGGCTTGCTGCGTCCGAGTCGTCGAACAATGCCGTTTCAGGCGGAGCTCTTATTCCCATGCTTGCTCTCGGCATACCGGGAAATGCCGTCACTGCGATCATCATGGGCGGGCTTACCTTACACGGTGTCGAAGTCGGACCTCTTTTGTTCGGCGCCAATCCGGAGCTTATCAGAAATATCATTATAGGAATATTTGTTGCGAATGTTCTTATGCTGGTTATAGAGTCTTTTGCCATAAAGGGATTTGTTAAGATACTGGCAATTCCAAAGTATTTTCTTTATCCGCTTATAATCGTATTTTGCGTTGTCGGCGTAAGCAGTGTGAATAACCGTTCGTTTGACTGCTGGGGGATGCTTTTTTTCGGTATTCTGGGTTATGTTTTGGAAAAAAACAAATATCCTTTAGGACCTCTGATTCTGGGCTTTATATTGGGTTCGATAATTGAATTGAATTTCCGCAGATCTGTCATGGCCTTCGGATCTTTAAGTTCGATTTTGGTAAACAATGTTTTTAGAGCGGGGACGGTGTTTTTAATTCTTGCAGTAATTATCCCAATCCTTAATGCAAGATATAACAAAAGAGCAAAAGAGAGGAACGATGTCCTGAATGCCGCCAAAGCGGATATCGATCAAGGCGAATAA
- a CDS encoding ABC transporter ATP-binding protein codes for MLNVEGLFVNYGHVEALKDVSIKVKKGQICSIIGANGAGKSTLLKSISGLVKPLRGSVYFENEKLPKRAYKIVSKGIIHVPEGRKTFSGLTIEDNLLIGAYLSDKKIIKEDLQKQYELFPILKERKHQFAGTLSGGEQQMLAVCRGLMSHPKILLLDEPSMGLAPIIVNQIYDLIVKIRDSGITVLLVEQNAKKALSICDYAYVLENGKIKLSGMGKELLNSDEVRKAYLGG; via the coding sequence ATGCTGAACGTAGAAGGACTTTTTGTAAACTACGGCCACGTAGAAGCTTTAAAAGACGTAAGCATAAAAGTAAAAAAGGGTCAGATCTGTTCTATTATCGGAGCAAACGGAGCCGGAAAGTCTACGCTGTTAAAATCCATAAGCGGCCTTGTAAAGCCGTTGCGCGGTTCCGTTTATTTTGAAAATGAAAAGCTCCCCAAAAGAGCTTACAAAATCGTGAGCAAGGGTATTATACACGTTCCTGAAGGTCGAAAGACATTTTCCGGGCTAACGATAGAAGACAATCTTCTTATAGGCGCATATCTTTCGGACAAAAAGATCATAAAAGAAGACTTACAAAAGCAATATGAGCTTTTTCCCATCTTAAAAGAACGCAAACACCAGTTTGCGGGAACCCTTTCCGGCGGAGAGCAGCAAATGCTTGCCGTATGCAGAGGTTTGATGTCGCATCCGAAAATCCTTCTTCTGGATGAGCCTTCAATGGGTCTTGCACCCATAATAGTAAATCAAATTTACGACTTGATCGTAAAGATACGGGATTCGGGAATAACCGTTCTGTTAGTCGAACAAAACGCAAAAAAAGCTCTTTCTATCTGCGACTATGCCTACGTGCTTGAAAACGGAAAAATAAAACTTTCGGGCATGGGTAAAGAACTTTTAAACTCCGACGAAGTCAGAAAAGCGTATCTCGGAGGATAA
- a CDS encoding branched-chain amino acid ABC transporter permease has translation MRLFLYVLTQVCITLVSVCGINILTGLTGMFSLGSAAFMAIGAYVSGLLVLRLGISMYFAFVIAIAFSVCVGFIIGYPVVRLRRDYISLVTLGFGESIAQLILQLSQYTGGAFGLIGVPRKVNVWFTLAAAIAAISVTAWFKNSKYGRQCIAIKSDELAAKAMGINAPKVKMIAFLLSCAMTAFAGCLYAFYVGYVGPTDFGWKKSADWVIMVFFGGVNSLTGSIFGGAFLTFLPQYMQSLNKYRYIVYAILVLLILNFKPNGIFGEWELSRKNLKRLFAKSAKNKERN, from the coding sequence ATGCGATTGTTTCTTTATGTTCTTACACAGGTATGTATCACGCTTGTATCCGTCTGCGGAATCAATATACTCACCGGACTTACAGGCATGTTTTCCCTAGGGTCGGCGGCATTTATGGCCATAGGCGCATATGTTTCGGGGCTTTTAGTCCTGAGGCTCGGCATCAGCATGTACTTTGCGTTTGTCATTGCCATAGCCTTTTCCGTGTGCGTAGGCTTTATAATAGGCTATCCCGTGGTAAGACTGAGAAGAGATTATATTTCCCTCGTCACCCTAGGCTTCGGCGAATCGATAGCTCAGCTCATACTGCAGCTTAGTCAGTATACCGGCGGGGCGTTCGGGCTCATAGGAGTCCCCAGGAAGGTGAACGTGTGGTTTACCCTTGCAGCTGCAATAGCCGCAATCAGCGTTACGGCATGGTTTAAAAACAGTAAGTACGGCAGGCAATGCATTGCAATAAAGAGCGATGAACTTGCGGCAAAGGCTATGGGTATAAACGCACCCAAAGTGAAAATGATCGCCTTTCTTTTATCATGCGCCATGACCGCTTTTGCAGGCTGCTTGTATGCTTTTTATGTAGGATATGTAGGGCCAACAGACTTCGGATGGAAAAAATCAGCGGACTGGGTGATCATGGTATTCTTCGGCGGAGTCAACAGCCTTACAGGATCGATTTTCGGAGGAGCCTTTTTAACATTTTTGCCGCAATACATGCAAAGTCTGAACAAATACAGGTATATTGTTTACGCCATCCTTGTGCTGCTCATACTGAATTTTAAACCCAATGGGATTTTCGGAGAATGGGAACTCAGTCGCAAGAATCTAAAAAGACTCTTCGCAAAATCCGCAAAAAATAAGGAAAGAAATTAA